A portion of the Gossypium arboreum isolate Shixiya-1 chromosome 8, ASM2569848v2, whole genome shotgun sequence genome contains these proteins:
- the LOC108467729 gene encoding protein LONGIFOLIA 1-like, whose protein sequence is MMAGIVQEQNIEKKIDEKQKGCMAGFFQIFDCHHILAGKRLYTVKRLPSTTSREMTSEQEKNVESPLPISKIIEKLPSPEPSIAMGSQNKSPRCRPIFEFNEDGTSSPWKFSKEAPRLSLDSRAVVNATGSLKPREIPTNTAILPSNQCESNREEDGVDGIDKQRRSPSVVARLMGLEAPLRDSDPEPNKRAELRRSASEARGRDLFQYRFIDRITFHLNGGISSNVVTKNGAEQDEVIRNGTEGSSTVRREPVKTPVRGTVQTKRCYNSVDFFPKTKQTVSINGEIEKELKLRGINEPSKDLENLKRILEALQLKGLLHTTKPPNQRNKRSFVYEQSPIVVIRPERSSPIRRSSNDSPPPAYRSKNGARRNSNLEPPPPSPRRDRPDTGRNLRNQIRISGIRSPSRRPLRIETQRGNGNVEQRRMSPVQSARVNVRRTELDQGNRSAGNRKSTAEKVFIPAEDETSTVSESSASSSSQTDAEKSKVEEYKEGRSLLERCDKLLHSIAKMNAAQTESQPSPVSVLDASFYKDDSSPSPVMKRRMDFKDQVVESENELWSPASAMSTAESKSSDKSDDCDFNYISDILKASNYFPDDTDVFLLLEKQQNLKGKDTSKVYTLQRKLIFDTINEILNGKGELPPWKLKYPWSGEASLQQIWSEFEKIRRRDSADDLFEVICGVLRKDLAGDAINGWGDYPIEMSEAVLYIERQIFKDLIVETIRDLIDFSGKSNEVPTSRRKLVF, encoded by the exons atgatGGCGGGGATAGTGCAAGAGCAAAATATTGAGAAGAAAATAGATGAGAAACAAAAGGGTTGCATGGCTGGTTTTTTTCAGATCTTTGATTGTCACCACATTCTAGCCGGCAAACGCCTTTACACTGTTAAGCGCCTCCCTTCCACGACG TCCAGAGAAATGACATCGGAGCAAGAGAAGAACGTTGAGTCACCACTACCAATATCTAAAATAATAGAGAAGCTGCCGTCACCGGAACCTTCCATTGCCATGGGGAGCCAGAACAAGTCACCTCGCTGCCGTCCAATTTTCGAATTCAACGAAGACGGCACAAGTTCGCCATGGAAATTCTCCAAAGAAGCTCCAAGGCTTTCTCTCGATAGCAGAGCCGTGGTCAATGCAACTGGAAGCCTTAAGCCACGAGAGATCCCTACGAATACCGCCATTCTACCTTCCAACCAATGCGAAAGCAATAGAGAAGAAGACGGAGTGGATGGTATCGACAAACAACGACGTTCACCTAGCGTAGTCGCAAGGCTCATGGGGCTTGAGGCGCCGTTACGGGATTCAGATCCCGAACCGAATAAAAGAGCGGAGCTCCGGAGATCCGCGTCGGAAGCAAGAGGCAGAGATCTATTTCAGTATCGTTTTATAGATAGAATTACTTTCCATTTAAATGGGGGGATTTCGAGCAATGTGGTAACTAAAAATGGTGCCGAGCAAGATGAAGTAATAAGAAATGGAACAGAAGGCTCAAGCACTGTGAGACGTGAACCAGTTAAAACTCCGGTTCGAGGAACGGTTCAAACTAAACGTTGTTACAATTCAGTTGATTTCTTTCCAAAGACAAAGCAAACAGTTTCCATCAATGGAGAGATTGAGAAAGAGCTTAAGCTCCGAGGAATTAACGAGCCGTCGAAAGATCTCGAGAATCTTAAGCGAATCCTCGAAGCTTTGCAACTTAAAGGCCTTTTACATACTACGAAACCTCCAAACCAAAGGAATAAAAGGAGCTTTGTTTATGAACAATCTCCAATTGTTGTTATTAGACCGGAAAGATCATCACCAATCAGGAGAAGCAGCAACGATTCACCTCCTCCGGCTTACAGATCAAAAAATGGAGCTCGCCGGAACTCGAATCTGGAGCCCCCGCCGCCGAGTCCAAGACGTGATCGACCGGATACTGGAAGGAACTTACGGAACCAAATCAGAATAAGTGGCATCAGGAGTCCAAGCAGAAGGCCTTTGAGGATTGAAACGCAGAGAGGGAATGGCAATGTTGAACAGAGAAGAATGTCTCCGGTTCAGTCTGCTAGAGTTAATGTGAGAAGAACCGAACTAGATCAGGGGAATAGATCAGCGGGAAACAGGAAATCAACGGCTGAGAAAGTATTTATCCCTGCGGAGGATGAAACATCAACTGTTTCTGAAAGTAGCGCTAGCTCATCTTCTCAAACTGATGCTGAG AAATCGAAGGTGGAGGAATATAAGGAAGGGAGAAGCCTATTGGAAAGGTGTGATAAGTTGCTTCACAGCATAGCAAAGATGAACGCAGCTCAAACTGAGTCGCAGCCGAGTCCTGTTTCGGTACTCGACGCGTCCTTTTACAAAGATGATTCGTCTCCTTCCCCTGTGATGAAACGAAGAATGGATTTCAAAG ACCAAGTTGTTGAATCAGAAAATGAACTTTGGAGTCCTGCTAGTGCCATGTCAACCGCTGAATCAAAATCATCAGATAAATCAGACGATTGTGATTTCAACTACATTTCCGATATCCTCAAAGCATCCAATTACTTTCCTGATGATACTGACGTCTTTCTGTTGCTTGAGAAGCAGCAGAACCTTAAAGGGAAAGACACCTCCAAAGTGTATACACTCCAAAGGAAGCTTATATTCGACACCATAAATGAAATTCTCAATGGAAAGGGAGAATTACCGCCATGGAAGCTTAAATATCCATGGTCAGGAGAGGCATCGCTGCAACAAATTTGGTCCGAATTTGAAAAGATTCGAAGGAGGGACTCAGCAGATGACTTGTTTGAGGTGATTTGTGGTGTGTTAAGAAAGGACCTTGCAGGGGATGCCATTAACGGTTGGGGAGATTACCCCATTGAGATGTCTGAAGCAGTCCTCTATATCGAACGACAAATATTTAAGGACCTGATCGTCGAAACCATCCGAGATCTGATTGATTTTTCTGGAAAAAGTAATGAAGTCCCAACAAGTCGAAGGAAGTTGGTGTTCTGA